In the Tenrec ecaudatus isolate mTenEca1 chromosome 16, mTenEca1.hap1, whole genome shotgun sequence genome, one interval contains:
- the YPEL1 gene encoding protein yippee-like 1, translated as MVKMTKSKTFQAYLPHGHRTYSCIHCRAHLANHDELISKSFQGSQGRAYLFNSVVNVGCGPAEERVLLTGLHAVSDIYCENCKTTLGWKYEHAFESSQKYKEGKFIIELAHMIKDNGWE; from the exons ATGGTAAAGATGACAAAATCCAAAACCTTCCAAGCCTATCTGCCACACGGCCACCGCACATATAGCTGTATCCACTGCAGGGCCCACCTGGCCAACCATGACGAGCTCATCTCCAAG TCCTTCCAGGGAAGCCAGGGACGTGCCTACCTCTTCAATTCCGT GGTGAACGTGGGCTGCGGCCCTGCTGAGGAGCGTGTCCTGCTCACCGGCTTGCACGCGGTCTCGGACATTTACTGCGAAAACTGCAAAACCACCCTGGGCTGGAAATAC GAGCATGCCTTTGAGAGCAGTCAGAAATATAAGGAAGGAAAATTTATCATTGAGCTCGCGCACATGATCAAGGACAACGGCTGGGAGTAG